A portion of the Lolium rigidum isolate FL_2022 chromosome 1, APGP_CSIRO_Lrig_0.1, whole genome shotgun sequence genome contains these proteins:
- the LOC124673232 gene encoding uncharacterized protein LOC124673232, translating to MVLGKIAIVIGSGIVGTLVTGGDAGKLPDLRDVLSVSFKFMTKQDKKEGSSAASSPHTDQLLSQVNYLREQLRVLSDQKEMPHIIINGRPGAGAYGLTAIALGALGYLYIRWKGWKIADLMFVTKRGLADACNVVGKQLDQVSESVHASKKHLSGRIDRVDCNLDECHEIIEATGKEVTVIHGDLSAFQEEIQSVHLVVRTLETKLGRLAYTQDHTTRGIHELCEFTKRLDRSPKADTLKIAASTPRPAIESSEGLSRTVSLPSGSEPESPVAQSPRVDTAKVVRPSTAMSASGLSMLAGTTSIPKRAPVINRATSMKEGSSSSSGVVRNDVPRPPSPAALTKPVSSSSRFGFLRGFTG from the exons ATGGTGCTCGGCaagatcgccatcgtcatcggctCAG GGATCGTCGGAACCCTAGTCACCGGCGGCGACGCCGGCAAGCTGCCGGACCTCAGGGACGTGCTCTCCGTCTCCTTCAAG TTCATGACCAAGCAGGACAAGAAGGaaggctcctccgccgcctcctccccgcaCACTGACCAGCTCCTATCCCAG GTCAACTATCTCAGGGAGCAGCTCCGCGTGCTAAGCGATCAGAAGGAGATGCCGCACATCATCATCAACGGCAGGCCAG GCGCTGGTGCTTACGGTTTGACTGCTATCGCTCTGGGAGCCCTCGGCTATTTATACATAAGATGGAAG GGATGGAAGATTGCTGATTTAATGTTCGTCACCAAGCGCGGGTTAGCTGATGCCTGCAACGTGGTTGGCAAGCAGCTGGACCAGGTTTCAGAAAGTGTCCAT GCTTCAAAGAAACATTTGTCTGGAAGGATCGACAGAGTCGATTGTAATTTAGATGAGTGCCATGAGATTATTGAAGCCACAGGAAAAGAG GTGACTGTCATCCATGGAGATCTGAGCGCCTTTCAGGAGGAAATACAATCAGTTCATCTTGTAGTTCGCACTCTG GAGACAAAGCTTGGACGCCTTGCATATACTCAA GATCACACGACGCGaggaatacatgagctatgtgagTTCACTAAAAGATTAGATCGGAGTCCGAAAGCAGATACTCTTAAG ATCGCAGCATCAACTCCTCGCCCTGCTATCGAATCTTCAGAAGGACTTAGTAGG ACTGTTTCCTTGCCATCAGGTTCGGAACCGGAATCTCCTGTAGCTCAATCACCTAGAGTAGATACTGCTAAG GTTGTGCGTCCATCTACGGCCATGTCAGCATCAGGGTTGAGCATGCTAGCTGGAACTACATCGATACCTAAAAGG GCTCCTGTGATCAACCGAGCGACTTCTATGAAGGaaggatcgtcgtcctcatcggggGTGGTGCGGAATGACGTTCCTCGTCCTCCAAGTCCAGCGGCCCTCACGAAACCTGTTTCGAGCTCAAGCCGGTTTGGCTTCCTGAGGGGTTTCACGGGTTGA